The sequence GGCCAGGGCGTCTCCTTCGAGGCCTACACCCAGCTGCTCTCCGCCGACGGCTTCACCGAGAGCCTGCTGCTCTCCCTCGGCCTGGCCGCCGCCACCATCGCGCTGTCCCTGCTGCTCGCGGTGCCCGCGCTGATCGCCGTACGGCTCGGCTCGCCCCGGCTGCGCCCGGTCGTCGAGGTGATGTGCATGCTGCCGCTGGTGGTGCCGCCGATCGCCCTGGTCACCGGCATCACCACCGTGCTGCGCTGGGGGCCCGAACACCTCTCGCGGACCCCGCTCTACCAGACCTTCCTCGCGGTCCAGAACGAGGACTTCCCCGTCGTCCTGGTCCTCGCCTACACGGTGCTGGCACTGCCCTTCGTCCACCGCTCGCTCGACGCGGGCCTGCGCGCCGTCGACGTGCCGACGCTGGTCGAGGCCGCCCGCAGCTGCGGAGCCGGCTGGTTCCAGGTCGTGGTGCGCGTGCTGCTGCCGAACCTGAGGTCCTCGCTCGCCGGAGCCGCCTTCCTCACCCTGGCCCTGGTGCTCGGCGAGTTCACCATCTCCTCCCTCCTGGGGTTCCAGCCCTTCGCCGTGTGGATCGTCTCGATCTCCGGCGCCCACGCCCGGATGTCCGTGGCCGTCTCGATCCTCAGCCTCCTGATCACCTGGCTGCTGCTGCTCGCCCTCTCGCGGGCCGGGACCAGCCCCTCCACCGCCGCGGCCGCCCCCGCCACCCCCTCCCGCAAGGAGTCCTGACCCCATGCCTACCTCGCCCACCGCCCTTCCCGCGTCCAGGAAGCCCGGGGACCCCGAAGGCACGGCCGGCCCCGTGGGTGCGCGCGTCGAATTCCGCGGCCTGCGCAGGTCGTTCGGCTCCACCGTCGCCCTCGACGGACTCGACCTGACCGTGGAGCCCGGCGAACTCCTCGCCCTGCTCGGCCCTTCGGGCTGCGGCAAGACCACCGCCCTGCGGGTCCTCGCCGGCTTCGAGCAGCCCGACTCCGGAGAAGTGCTCGTGGACGGCCGGGACATCACCCGAGTCCCGGCCAACCGCCGCGACGCCGGCATGGTCTTCCAGTCCTACAGCCTCTTCCCGAACCTCAGCGCCCGCGACAACGTCGCCTTCGGCCTGCGGGTGCGCAAGGTCGGCGCGGCGCAGCGCCGCGAGCGGGCCGCCGAACTCCTGGACCTGGTGGGCCTGCCCGACCACGGCGACCGCTACCCGCACCAGATGTCCGGCGGCCAGCAGCAGCGCGTCGCCCTAGCCCGCGCCCTGGCCCTGCGCCCGCGCGTGCTCCTGCTCGACGAGCCGCTCTCCGCGCTCGACGCCAAGGTGCGGTCGAACCTGCGCGAGGAGATCCGCCGGCTCCAGCTCTCCCTCGGCATCACCACCGTGTTCGTCACCCACGACCAGGAGGAAGCCCTGTCGATGGCCGACCGGGTGGCCGTCCTGAACGCCGGGAAGCTGGAGCAGTGCGCCGCCCCCGCCGAGCTCTACGAGCGCCCCGCGACCCCGTTCGTCGCCGAGTTCGTCGGCACCATGAACCGGCTCCCCGGACAGCTCACCGGAACCGGCCTCGTCGAGGTCGCCGGAGCACGGCTGCCCGTGGACGGCCCGGTGCCGACGGTCCCGGCCGGCGGGAAGGTCGAGGTCCTCGTACGCCCGGAGAACGTGACGGCCGTCGCCGATCCCGAGGGCCCGGCCACCGTGGTCTCCGCCTCGTTCTTCGGCTCCGTGACCCGGCTCCACCTCGAACTGCCCGGCGCGGTCCCCGTCAAGGCGGACCTGCCCTCCCGCGACGCGGGCGCACTCGTCCCCGGCGCCCGGGCCGTCGTCGGCCTGGCCGAGCGGCCCGTCCTCGTCGTGGCCGGGCCCGCGTGAGCGCGCTCGCAGCGGTCCTGTTCGACATGGACGGCACCCTGGTCGACACCGAGGTCATCTGGTGGCGGACCACCGAGGAGATCGCCGGCGGCCTCGGCCACCGGCTCACCGCCGCGGACGCGCCCGAGGTGGTGGGCCGCGCGGTCGAGGACACCGCCGCCCACCTCGTACGGGCCGCCGGCACGGGCGACCCGGCCGAGGTCGCCGCCGCGCTCACCGCCCACTTCTTCCGCCAGGTCGAGGAAGGGGCGCCCATGCGGCCCGGAGCCCAGCGGCTGCTGGCCGCACTGGAAGCCGAGGGCGTGCCCTTCGCCCTCGTCAGCGCATCGCCCCGGGTGGTCGTGGACTCCGTGGTCGGCGGCTCGCTCGCCCACGTCCCCTTCGCCTTCACGGTGTCCGCCGACGACACCGAGCGGACCAAGCCGCACCCGGACCCCTACCGGACGGCCGCCCGACGCCTCGGCCTGTCACCCGGCGCCTGCGTGGCGGTGGAGGACTCGCCGGACGGCGCGGCCTCGGCCGAGGCCGCCGGATGCGCCGTGCTGGTGGTCCCGTCGCTGCTGGCGGTGCCCGCCTCGCCGCCGCGCACCTTCGCCGGGTCCCTGGAGGAGGTCACCCCCGACCTTTTGAGGGCCTGCCTGGTGCCGTGACGCGCGGCCGGACCCGCGGGGATCCGCGCCGTCCGCCGGGGCGTTCAGGTCCGCAGGCCGAGGATGTCCACGATGCCCTCGGCGTAGGCGGCGGTCACCGACCCCGGGGCGCCCGCCGCCTCCCGGTGGAGCTGGGGCAGGCCCCTGCGGATGAACGCGGAGCACTGCCCGTACAGCCCCGCCTCGTGCGAGGTCCCGTCGTCCTGCGCGCCCAGCAGGGCCAGCAGCGTCCACAGCAGCGCCTCGCGGGTCGCCCGGCGCGGCGGGCCCGCCGTCCACACGGCCATCAGCACCCCGGCCACCGCCGGAGCGGGCGGCGCCAGCCGGGTCCCCGCGAAGGCGTGCCCCTGCAACGCCCGGAACGCGGCCGGATGCCCCTCCGCCGCGGCCCACAGGGTCTCCTCGAGATGCAGCGCGGAACGACCGCAGCCGCACTCCACGCCGTCCCAGTCGTGCCGTGTGATCTCCGCCGCCACAGCGTCGGGTACCAACGGGCTGCTGCGCTTGTCCGTCCCTCTCATGGGAGGAGTATGCGATTCGGCCAGGCCGGGGGCCAGCGGCACCCTCCACGGACCGTTCACCAGGGCCCGGAACCGGATCCCCCGGGACCCTCGTCTGAGATCCCGTGCGTATGAAACGAAGAATCCTCGCCCTGCTGTTCGCCCTGCTCGTGACCCAGCTCGGGTCGCTGATCAGCCCCGCTTACGCCTGCGGCTGCGGGGCGATGGTCCCCGACGGCCGGTCCCGGATCGGGGTCGACCGGGAGACGTCCGTCGTGCGCTGGGACGGCCGCACCGAGCGGATCGTGATGCGGTTCACCGTCGGCGGGGACGCCCAGCGCGCCGCCTGGATCATGCCCGTCCCCGGGCGGGCCACCGTGGAGCTCGGCGACGGGAAGGTGTTCGACGAACTCGCCTGGATGACCCGGCCCGAGCGCAGGACCCGTAGCTACTTCTGGCCCCGCAACCGCGACTGGCCCTTCTCCTCCGGCCGCCGCGACGGAGCCGGCGCCCCCATGCCGGGCAGCGCGGACACCGGAGTCGGCGTCGTCGGCCGCGAACAGCTCGGCGACTTCGACGTGGCCCGCCTCACCGCCACCGACCCCGACGCCCTGAAGAACTGGCTGGAGTCCAACGGCTTCACCCTGCCCGAGCGCCTCGCCGCCGAGGTCAAGCCGTACGTCGACCAGAAGTGGGAGTACGTCGCCGTACGCCTCGCCCCGCGCGAGCCGGGCAAGCCGCTACGGGGCGACCTGGACCCGCTGAGCATCCGCTTCGACAGCGACCGGCTGGTCTACCCGATGCGGTTGTCGCGGATGGCCAGGACAGGCCAGTCGCTCGGCCTGTACGTACTGGCCGACCACCGCATGGAACCCGCCTCCCCGATCGGCGGGAACGCACCGAAGGTGACCTTCGCGGGAACCATCGCGCCCGAGAAGGGCCCGCTCGCCGAACTCGCGGGCGGCGGGAAGGTGTTCCTCACCGCGATCGACCAGAGCTTCCCCGAGCCCGGCCGCATCGACGGCGACCACGAGCTGCGCGCCACCCCGAAGGACACCCCGTACCGGCGGGTGATCTACCGCGACAAGCTGCTCACGGTGGGGGACGGCATCCCGGTCTGGATCCTGACGGTGTCGGCGGTCCTGCTGCTCGCGGCGACGGGAACCGCCCTCACCACGGCGCGCCGCCGTCGCCGCCGCCGTATGGCCGGGACGCACTAGCCCCCGCCGCGAAGTCCCACCCGCTTCCGGCCGTTCCGCCTCCCGTCCCGGCCTCATAGGCAAGGCACGCCCTAGGCTGCGCACCACCATGACAGCGGAATCCAGGGGGGATCCGAATGGCACGGAGCTCGATGCGCCACACGCTCGTACGCGCCGTCGCGGCGGCGGGACTGCTGGTGGGGCTCGCGGCCGGGGGAGTGGCCGCGGGAGGCACCGCGGAGGCCGCCGCACGGACCGCCGCCGTAGGGACGGCGCCCGGACCCGGGGAGCGGTCCACGGCGGCGGACCACGGCCCGCGGTACGCCCGCACCTCAGCGTCAGCGGCCCCGGACGACCCGCCGGAGCTGCCCACCATCGAACAGCCCGTCTCCGAGGGAACGTTCACCTTCAGCGGTGACCCCGGAGACGAGGTCACCCAGGGCCGGTCGGAGTCCTTCGGCACCCCCGGGCAGGGCTTCCTGGTCTACCGCAGTACCGGCAGCAACATGGCGGAGATCCGGGTCCGGGACGGCGACACCTGGTGGTACGTGGCGTTCGGTGCCCCGGCGGGCCGGCGGCTCACCGCCGGAACCTACGCCGGAGCCACCCTCTTCCCGTTTCACGAGAACGCGCCCGGACTCGACTTCTCCGGGGACGGCCGCTACTGCACCGGCCTCTCGGGCAGCTTTACCGTGCACCGGGTCGACTGGGGTCCGCAGGGCTGGCTCAACTTCCTCGACGCAGACTTCGAACAGCGCTGCGAGGGCAGCGCGGCGGCCTCCCGGGGGTCGGTCCGCATCCAGGCCCCGCCCGCCTCGCCGCCGCTGACGCTGGCGGTGACGGCCGCCCGGACCGGCGGCGTCACCCCCGAGGGCGAGGCCGTGCTCCACGGCACCCTGCGCTGCAACAAGTCCGTGTGGGCCGCGGTGCACGTGTACGTGGTCCAGCAGCAGGGCGGCAGGAAGGTCGGCGGCTGGCTCCGGCAGTCGGTGGACTGCACGGCGGGCACGGCGGTCGCCTGGCAGGGCAAGGCGACCGCCGACGGCTCCGCCCGCTACCAGGACGGCTGGGCCGACACCGTGGTGGGCGCCTCGGCCCACGACTGGGAGTACATGACCTACACCGAGGCCCCGGAGAAGAAGCCGAGGGTCTGCCTCGGCAGGTGCGGCAGCTGACCTGACCTGACCTGAGCGGACGGTCCGGCCGGACCGGTGCCGTCGGCCCGGGCTCCCCTCCGTCCGGGCGACGGGCAGGCGCGGCGGGCAGGCGCGGCGGCAGGGCCCGGCGCGCTGCCGCCCCGCGGCCTCAGGCCCGGGTACGGGCGCCCGGCAGGATGATCGTGACGCCGCGCCCCGGGGCCGTGCCCATCGCCGCCAGGGCGGCCGGGGCCGCGTCGAGCGGGATCGTCGACGTGACGAGCAGGTCCGGGCGCAGCAGACCGCCCCGGACCATCTCCATCATCGGCGGGTACGCGTGCGCGGCCATCCCGTGGCTGCCGAGGATCTCCAGCTCCCAGCCGATCACCCGCTCCATCGGCAGCACGGCCGGGCCGGCCGCCGCAGGCAGCAGCCCGACCTGCACGTGACGCCCGCGCCTACGCAGCCCGGCCACCGAGGCCGCCGCCGTCGCGGGCGATCCCAGGGCGTCGAGCGAGAGGTGCGCGCCCCCGCCGGTCACCTCCCGTACGGCCTCGGCCGTATCGGCGCGGGCGGAGGCGTCCACACAGTGCGCGGCGCCGAACTTCCGCGCCAGCTCCAGCGCACCGGGCGCGGTGTCGACGGCGACGACGCGGGCCCCGGCCGCTGCCGCGACCATCACGGCGGAGAGCCCCACCCCGCCGCAGCCGTGCACCGCCACCCATTCGCCCGCGGCCACCCGCCCTTGCACGACCACGGCCCGGAAGGCCGTCGCGAACCGGCAGCCGAGCCCGGCGGCCGTCGCGTACGACAGCTCCTCGGGCACGGCCACCAGGTTGACGTCGGCGTGGTCCAGGGCCACGTACTCGGCGAAGGAGCCCCAGTGCGTGAACCCGGGCTGCGTCTGCCGCGGGCACACCTGGTGGTCACCGGCCGCGCAGTCGGGGCAGCTGCCGCAGGCGCAGATGAACGGAGCCGTGACCCGGTCCCCGGGCC comes from Streptomyces sp. NBC_01408 and encodes:
- a CDS encoding DUF2330 domain-containing protein, with translation MKRRILALLFALLVTQLGSLISPAYACGCGAMVPDGRSRIGVDRETSVVRWDGRTERIVMRFTVGGDAQRAAWIMPVPGRATVELGDGKVFDELAWMTRPERRTRSYFWPRNRDWPFSSGRRDGAGAPMPGSADTGVGVVGREQLGDFDVARLTATDPDALKNWLESNGFTLPERLAAEVKPYVDQKWEYVAVRLAPREPGKPLRGDLDPLSIRFDSDRLVYPMRLSRMARTGQSLGLYVLADHRMEPASPIGGNAPKVTFAGTIAPEKGPLAELAGGGKVFLTAIDQSFPEPGRIDGDHELRATPKDTPYRRVIYRDKLLTVGDGIPVWILTVSAVLLLAATGTALTTARRRRRRRMAGTH
- a CDS encoding ABC transporter permease, encoding MIPPAPARPVPSDPSDPSDPAAPPAPAAPAGDKAPRPAAPRRARRRPRVWRGAVLLLAGAYFLVPLLASFVFTVHVPGQGVSFEAYTQLLSADGFTESLLLSLGLAAATIALSLLLAVPALIAVRLGSPRLRPVVEVMCMLPLVVPPIALVTGITTVLRWGPEHLSRTPLYQTFLAVQNEDFPVVLVLAYTVLALPFVHRSLDAGLRAVDVPTLVEAARSCGAGWFQVVVRVLLPNLRSSLAGAAFLTLALVLGEFTISSLLGFQPFAVWIVSISGAHARMSVAVSILSLLITWLLLLALSRAGTSPSTAAAAPATPSRKES
- a CDS encoding HAD family phosphatase, which produces MSALAAVLFDMDGTLVDTEVIWWRTTEEIAGGLGHRLTAADAPEVVGRAVEDTAAHLVRAAGTGDPAEVAAALTAHFFRQVEEGAPMRPGAQRLLAALEAEGVPFALVSASPRVVVDSVVGGSLAHVPFAFTVSADDTERTKPHPDPYRTAARRLGLSPGACVAVEDSPDGAASAEAAGCAVLVVPSLLAVPASPPRTFAGSLEEVTPDLLRACLVP
- a CDS encoding ABC transporter ATP-binding protein, encoding MPTSPTALPASRKPGDPEGTAGPVGARVEFRGLRRSFGSTVALDGLDLTVEPGELLALLGPSGCGKTTALRVLAGFEQPDSGEVLVDGRDITRVPANRRDAGMVFQSYSLFPNLSARDNVAFGLRVRKVGAAQRRERAAELLDLVGLPDHGDRYPHQMSGGQQQRVALARALALRPRVLLLDEPLSALDAKVRSNLREEIRRLQLSLGITTVFVTHDQEEALSMADRVAVLNAGKLEQCAAPAELYERPATPFVAEFVGTMNRLPGQLTGTGLVEVAGARLPVDGPVPTVPAGGKVEVLVRPENVTAVADPEGPATVVSASFFGSVTRLHLELPGAVPVKADLPSRDAGALVPGARAVVGLAERPVLVVAGPA
- a CDS encoding zinc-dependent alcohol dehydrogenase family protein; translated protein: MRAVVFERYGEQPEVTEVADPVPAAGGVVVRVEATGLCRSDWHGWMGHDPDIVLPHVPGHELAGVVEAVGTGVTRWRPGDRVTAPFICACGSCPDCAAGDHQVCPRQTQPGFTHWGSFAEYVALDHADVNLVAVPEELSYATAAGLGCRFATAFRAVVVQGRVAAGEWVAVHGCGGVGLSAVMVAAAAGARVVAVDTAPGALELARKFGAAHCVDASARADTAEAVREVTGGGAHLSLDALGSPATAAASVAGLRRRGRHVQVGLLPAAAGPAVLPMERVIGWELEILGSHGMAAHAYPPMMEMVRGGLLRPDLLVTSTIPLDAAPAALAAMGTAPGRGVTIILPGARTRA